In Candidatus Poribacteria bacterium, one genomic interval encodes:
- a CDS encoding TolC family protein → MIHGKIKFTVLSKLTGFQNLLLQQQTRRAGCQSMLLKAILIVQFAVVFCVSAQQPMGEVDLSQPLTLEQCIQIGLEKSTSMRNARLNLAIQELRVKTARADYFPRIFSNGNYDFSDRIDFGFEPENYNLGLTGQYTIWDNGQREGGFAQAKESLSATVSRNEGIKQSLILQITEAYYDVLQFQALVEVSEQNLARAQENTQRTKDFVEAGSLIPADVATAELQEGNNRLSLLQNQNSLQVAKARLPRLLGLDPGVLITVTEDEAYQLYQQRGTIEKIEIPVEEAIQIALDNRPEFKETEAQLRSQEWSLTLSKLQRWPRLNADVDYNVNLDDYLRERENFSDFRSWSAGVSLNFTLFDGGILGNRVKELTMQLEQARENASDLERSVALDVRQSYLNLKRSEESVDISKTQVVNAQLSLEVIQGRFDVDKAILLELLDAQTSYAQALTNEVNTFYDYKIAQTRLQDAMGVLQ, encoded by the coding sequence ATGATTCACGGGAAGATTAAGTTCACTGTTTTGTCAAAACTCACGGGTTTCCAAAACCTGCTCTTACAACAACAGACGCGGCGTGCCGGGTGCCAAAGCATGCTGTTAAAAGCGATCCTTATTGTTCAGTTTGCGGTCGTTTTTTGTGTCAGTGCCCAACAACCTATGGGTGAGGTTGATTTATCGCAGCCTTTGACACTTGAACAATGTATTCAGATAGGCCTGGAAAAATCGACAAGTATGCGAAACGCTCGGTTAAATCTCGCCATACAAGAGCTTCGAGTAAAAACCGCGCGCGCTGACTATTTTCCACGTATTTTTTCAAATGGCAATTACGATTTTTCTGACCGAATTGATTTCGGCTTTGAACCTGAAAATTACAACTTGGGACTAACTGGACAATATACCATTTGGGACAATGGACAGCGTGAAGGCGGTTTTGCACAGGCGAAGGAATCACTGAGTGCCACTGTCAGCCGCAATGAGGGAATTAAACAGAGCCTAATTTTACAAATTACTGAAGCCTACTATGATGTCCTTCAGTTTCAAGCACTCGTTGAAGTCAGTGAGCAGAATTTGGCGAGGGCACAGGAGAACACGCAACGCACTAAGGATTTTGTAGAGGCGGGGTCACTCATTCCAGCAGATGTAGCAACTGCGGAGTTGCAAGAGGGGAATAATAGATTATCGCTCCTACAGAACCAAAATTCCCTTCAAGTCGCAAAAGCCCGATTACCGCGACTCCTTGGTTTGGATCCGGGTGTGTTAATTACCGTTACGGAGGATGAGGCATATCAGTTATATCAACAGCGGGGCACTATTGAAAAAATAGAAATACCGGTTGAGGAAGCTATCCAAATAGCCCTTGACAATCGTCCAGAATTTAAGGAGACGGAAGCGCAATTGAGGTCACAGGAATGGTCGTTGACGCTCTCGAAATTACAGCGCTGGCCCCGGTTGAACGCGGATGTTGACTACAACGTGAATCTTGACGATTACCTCCGCGAGCGTGAAAATTTCTCCGACTTCCGAAGTTGGAGTGCTGGTGTGTCACTCAATTTTACGCTTTTTGATGGTGGTATTTTGGGGAATCGGGTCAAAGAGTTGACGATGCAATTGGAGCAAGCCCGTGAAAATGCAAGTGACTTGGAGCGTTCTGTCGCCTTGGATGTTCGCCAATCTTATCTAAATCTCAAACGTAGTGAAGAATCTGTTGATATCTCCAAAACACAGGTGGTCAACGCGCAACTTAGTTTGGAAGTCATTCAAGGGCGTTTTGATGTTGATAAAGCGATCCTGCTTGAACTCCTTGATGCCCAAACCAGTTACGCCCAGGCATTGACGAATGAAGTGAATACGTTCTACGATTACAAAATCGCACAAACTCGTTTACAGGATGCAATGGGAGTGTTACAGTAA
- a CDS encoding PEGA domain-containing protein has protein sequence MSQRNPIFPLIFTCVVLVTGALAPAFSVDSGTHWLIVDATPEARAHERINTLIELLTTRGQVPSEQVHRIEGDSVTPDEIHAMLQEVGRQTGIQDTLILLYHGMVTKPRGMNTMHLLTSENEQGIQDVTLNQWLRETESRDTIVIVDGYTADTNLSAYYANREILGTAALNVIQSAETADATVLLQQLHDALATDTTDTNDNRQLSIIESYELLRENPDFMDGILAPTGDVEAALLKLSPALKIETFPEGAEISINDVEVGSTPKLITENLKQGTSTVSVKKTGYLIPPAKTVELQLVLGESAYTGWALEPIALHGSVAGVAGEPVDGAVVWIEGTTHQQTVKADGTYRFDEWKDTGLLKFGETYTLAVKQGDLNYGSATFTFDGYTDIAQPLQLIKHTWFEVSQIEFDRQNHQGAVTAFQNGIELTPDFPQMSPDLTVLLLSSFADALEKQDVQDVTYLVVTAKLAEQHGQPDLAKRYWEEVKTKAQKGSTAAELASQRLWQMNRGRYLLNIGLIVLLVVLLASGAWTFYRYQRSKRTAPEN, from the coding sequence ATGTCACAGCGGAATCCCATTTTTCCTCTTATCTTTACTTGTGTTGTATTGGTCACCGGTGCGTTAGCCCCAGCGTTCTCGGTTGATTCTGGCACCCATTGGCTAATTGTGGACGCGACGCCGGAGGCACGCGCACACGAACGGATCAACACGCTCATTGAACTCCTAACCACGCGCGGACAGGTGCCAAGTGAGCAGGTACATCGTATCGAAGGCGATAGTGTGACACCTGACGAAATCCACGCTATGCTTCAAGAGGTCGGGAGACAAACCGGGATTCAGGACACGCTGATCCTTCTCTACCACGGAATGGTTACCAAACCGAGAGGGATGAACACAATGCACCTGCTAACGTCAGAGAATGAGCAGGGGATCCAAGATGTCACCCTTAACCAGTGGTTGAGAGAGACTGAAAGCAGGGACACCATTGTTATTGTCGACGGTTACACAGCGGATACAAACTTAAGTGCCTACTACGCGAACCGCGAGATACTCGGAACCGCTGCACTAAACGTGATCCAGTCGGCAGAGACAGCGGATGCAACAGTGCTTCTTCAGCAACTCCATGACGCTCTCGCCACAGATACAACCGACACAAACGATAATCGGCAGTTGAGCATCATCGAAAGTTACGAATTATTGCGGGAGAATCCGGATTTTATGGACGGCATTCTCGCACCCACGGGTGATGTTGAAGCTGCACTGCTTAAATTGAGCCCGGCACTTAAGATTGAGACGTTTCCCGAAGGCGCAGAAATTTCCATCAACGATGTAGAGGTCGGCAGTACACCCAAACTCATCACAGAGAATCTGAAACAGGGGACTTCTACAGTATCTGTGAAGAAAACAGGGTACCTTATCCCACCAGCGAAGACTGTTGAATTGCAGTTAGTTCTTGGAGAATCCGCCTATACCGGTTGGGCACTTGAGCCAATTGCTCTTCACGGCAGCGTTGCCGGAGTCGCCGGTGAACCCGTTGATGGTGCTGTCGTTTGGATTGAGGGCACAACACATCAACAGACTGTCAAAGCAGATGGCACCTATCGCTTCGACGAGTGGAAAGACACCGGTCTACTGAAATTTGGTGAGACTTACACGCTCGCTGTAAAACAGGGAGACCTGAATTACGGATCGGCGACTTTCACATTTGATGGGTACACCGATATCGCACAACCGCTGCAGCTTATTAAGCACACTTGGTTTGAAGTCTCACAAATCGAATTTGACCGACAGAACCATCAAGGGGCTGTCACCGCTTTTCAGAACGGGATCGAACTCACGCCAGATTTTCCGCAAATGTCTCCCGACCTGACAGTCCTACTCCTCAGTTCCTTCGCCGACGCTCTCGAAAAACAGGACGTTCAAGACGTAACTTATCTGGTTGTTACAGCGAAACTTGCTGAGCAACACGGACAACCTGATCTTGCAAAACGGTATTGGGAAGAGGTGAAAACGAAAGCGCAAAAAGGAAGCACTGCTGCTGAACTCGCAAGCCAGCGACTCTGGCAGATGAATCGTGGACGCTATCTCCTCAACATCGGTCTTATCGTATTGTTAGTCGTGCTACTTGCGTCGGGTGCATGGACATTTTACAGATATCAGAGATCCAAGCGCACTGCGCCGGAAAATTGA
- the truD gene encoding tRNA pseudouridine(13) synthase TruD, with protein MFKEPEDFIVEELPLYEPSQTGTHTFFAVRKRNLTTLEAINRIARDLQVQSRQFGYAGLKDKNAVTTQVLSIEGVPPERVLKVQQPDIEVLWAERHTHKLRVGHLRGNRFEITLRDISHNTLSFVERTMTRLMTVGVPNRFGAQRFGNKNDSHLIGRALVKAEWETVVRYMITDEMLQTDAVARRMQRELARKPVERVVSSIPHRLRKLFLSAYQAYLFNRILARRAPDLGKLLEGDIAVKHDNGAPFLVVDAILEQPRAEAFEISPSGPIFGYKMRLPAGDVLTLETSLLADEGVHLKDFRKVVGIRLLGTRRPLRMSMQLHEVSAVDNAGVRLSFTLPAGGYATVVLEELLSNM; from the coding sequence ATGTTCAAAGAACCCGAAGATTTTATTGTTGAAGAATTGCCACTTTATGAACCCTCTCAGACAGGGACGCATACCTTTTTTGCGGTTCGGAAACGCAATTTGACGACGCTGGAGGCGATTAACAGAATCGCACGAGATCTACAGGTACAGAGTCGGCAGTTCGGTTACGCTGGGTTGAAGGATAAAAACGCAGTCACAACACAAGTACTGTCTATTGAAGGAGTACCGCCGGAACGGGTTCTGAAGGTTCAACAACCGGATATTGAGGTTCTATGGGCGGAACGGCACACGCATAAATTACGAGTGGGGCACCTTCGCGGCAACAGGTTTGAGATAACCCTCCGCGATATTTCACATAACACACTGTCTTTTGTCGAAAGGACGATGACACGGTTGATGACTGTAGGCGTGCCGAATCGCTTCGGGGCGCAACGGTTTGGAAATAAAAACGATTCACATCTGATCGGGAGGGCATTGGTGAAGGCGGAGTGGGAGACGGTTGTCCGTTACATGATCACAGATGAAATGCTACAGACTGATGCTGTGGCACGGCGAATGCAACGGGAATTGGCACGGAAACCCGTCGAAAGAGTGGTGTCCTCTATTCCGCATCGGCTGCGGAAGCTATTTTTGTCGGCGTATCAGGCATATCTCTTTAACCGCATCTTGGCGCGGCGAGCACCCGATTTAGGCAAACTCCTTGAGGGTGATATTGCCGTGAAACATGATAATGGTGCCCCCTTTCTTGTTGTGGATGCTATCCTTGAGCAACCGCGGGCGGAGGCGTTTGAAATCAGCCCATCGGGTCCGATCTTCGGATATAAGATGCGTCTACCGGCTGGCGATGTGCTCACGTTGGAGACATCGCTCCTTGCTGATGAAGGGGTTCACCTTAAAGACTTTCGTAAGGTTGTCGGTATTCGGTTACTGGGAACGCGTAGACCTTTGCGAATGTCGATGCAGTTGCACGAAGTATCTGCTGTTGATAATGCGGGGGTCCGCCTCAGTTTCACGCTGCCTGCAGGTGGGTATGCGACGGTGGTATTAGAAGAGCTTTTGTCTAATATGTAG
- the bioA gene encoding adenosylmethionine--8-amino-7-oxononanoate transaminase: MIDKETLVAWDKRYLWHPFTQMQDWLTEDPVIIERGEGCYLIDIDGNRYIDGIASVWTNVHGHNHPELNTALKTQLDKIAHTTLLGYSNIPAIQLAQKLVEITPTGLNKVFYSDNGSTAVEVALKMAYQYWQHKGESQRKLFIHFDNAYHGDTIGAMSVGGIDSFHNTFDSLLFKGIRVSAPEPYRFSHTANASGNDSKVKTHWLNTVERALSEQAGQIAGIILEPLIQGAGGMLISPKGFLKELAALAKQWETLLIVDEVMTGFGRTGKMWACEHERVTPDLLCTAKGLAAGYLPLAATLTTDDIYNAFLGEYRDLKTFFHGHTFTGNPLACAVALENITIFECENLLSRLQPTIEHFRNRLQEFYKLPYVGDVRVCGLAAGVELMEDPDTGTPYPFEDKVGIRVCKEALTRGAILRPLVNTIVLMPPLQISISELDALLDIVYTSIETGTKK, translated from the coding sequence ATGATCGATAAAGAAACGCTTGTTGCTTGGGATAAGCGTTACCTCTGGCATCCGTTCACGCAGATGCAAGATTGGCTGACGGAGGATCCAGTCATCATTGAACGTGGCGAGGGGTGTTATCTCATCGATATTGATGGAAACCGATATATTGATGGCATCGCTTCTGTATGGACAAACGTTCACGGACATAACCATCCCGAATTGAACACCGCGCTCAAGACGCAGCTGGATAAAATCGCACATACCACCCTGCTTGGGTACAGCAACATCCCGGCGATTCAACTCGCCCAAAAACTGGTGGAAATCACGCCAACTGGACTGAACAAGGTGTTCTACTCCGACAACGGCTCAACCGCTGTCGAAGTCGCCTTGAAGATGGCGTATCAGTACTGGCAACATAAGGGTGAATCGCAACGCAAACTGTTTATCCATTTCGATAACGCGTACCACGGCGACACGATAGGTGCCATGAGTGTAGGCGGTATCGACAGCTTTCATAACACCTTTGATTCCCTCCTTTTCAAAGGTATCCGTGTATCCGCCCCAGAACCCTACCGTTTCTCTCATACTGCGAACGCTTCTGGTAACGACTCCAAAGTTAAAACCCATTGGCTCAATACGGTCGAACGTGCCCTTTCCGAGCAGGCAGGACAGATTGCGGGTATTATTTTAGAGCCGCTCATTCAGGGAGCGGGTGGTATGCTCATTTCGCCAAAAGGGTTTTTAAAGGAACTCGCTGCATTGGCAAAACAGTGGGAAACACTTCTCATCGTTGATGAAGTGATGACGGGGTTTGGTCGGACGGGTAAAATGTGGGCATGCGAGCATGAGCGCGTTACACCCGACCTTTTATGCACAGCAAAAGGTCTCGCCGCCGGTTACCTTCCACTGGCAGCGACGTTAACGACAGATGACATCTATAACGCTTTCCTCGGTGAATATAGAGACCTCAAGACCTTTTTTCACGGGCATACTTTCACCGGAAACCCATTAGCGTGTGCTGTCGCACTGGAAAATATCACTATTTTCGAGTGCGAGAATCTCCTGTCCCGACTCCAACCTACGATTGAACATTTCAGAAATAGACTCCAAGAATTCTATAAACTTCCATACGTCGGCGATGTGCGCGTGTGTGGGCTTGCCGCTGGTGTAGAATTAATGGAAGATCCAGATACCGGTACACCTTACCCTTTTGAAGATAAAGTGGGTATCCGGGTTTGTAAAGAGGCACTCACTCGCGGAGCGATACTCAGACCGCTTGTTAATACCATTGTCTTGATGCCACCCTTGCAAATATCGATTTCAGAATTAGATGCTCTGTTGGACATCGTTTATACTTCAATTGAGACAGGCACAAAAAAATAG
- the glpK gene encoding glycerol kinase GlpK, producing the protein MSNTACILSIDQGTTGTTALLVDVQGNIIAQGYQEFTQYYPEPGWVEHDPGEIWNATLQAIDALFAEENALNIVAIGITNQRETTLVWDRHTGKPIHPAIVWQCRRTADRCALLEKEGAAEEIKAKTGLVIDAYFSGTKVAWILDHVSGARERAERGELAFGTVDTWLLWKLTDGTVHKTDYTNASRTLLFNINTLSWDETLLEILNVPKAILPEVCPSASNFGTANFYRNFWLETFGKNISLDGIPIAGIAGDQQAALFGQLCTEPGMAKNTYGTGCFLMLNTGAEKITTKTGLLTTLACSLDENPVYALEGSVFVAGAAVQWLRDGIQIIDTAGETEEIAASTPDSGGVFVVPAFTGLGAPHWNAEARGAILGLTRGSTREQIVRATLESIAYQSADVVSAMLTDAEMTLDRLRVDGGAAANNFLMQFQADILGINVERPAQIESTGLGAAYLAGITTGMWNNVEELEANRSAQATLDGDPLKNHVFSPQIDAKQRNEKLAQWKKAVQRVMG; encoded by the coding sequence ATGTCGAATACCGCTTGTATCCTTTCAATCGATCAGGGCACCACAGGTACTACTGCCCTCCTCGTTGATGTACAGGGGAACATTATCGCACAAGGGTACCAAGAATTCACACAATATTATCCCGAACCTGGTTGGGTAGAACACGACCCAGGCGAAATCTGGAACGCCACTTTACAAGCAATAGACGCACTTTTTGCCGAAGAAAATGCACTGAACATTGTTGCTATCGGAATTACAAATCAACGTGAAACCACCCTCGTTTGGGATCGACACACTGGAAAACCGATCCATCCTGCAATTGTGTGGCAGTGTCGGCGCACTGCAGACAGATGCGCTCTCCTCGAAAAAGAGGGGGCTGCCGAAGAGATAAAAGCGAAAACGGGACTTGTAATTGATGCCTACTTTTCCGGAACGAAGGTCGCGTGGATTCTCGACCATGTTAGCGGTGCCCGAGAACGTGCAGAACGCGGGGAACTCGCATTCGGTACTGTAGATACATGGCTCCTTTGGAAATTAACAGATGGCACAGTCCATAAAACCGACTACACAAACGCATCGCGTACGCTGCTTTTTAATATCAATACCCTTTCATGGGACGAAACCCTCTTAGAAATTTTGAACGTCCCGAAAGCAATTTTACCCGAAGTCTGTCCCTCTGCAAGCAACTTCGGTACAGCAAATTTCTACCGCAACTTTTGGCTCGAAACCTTCGGTAAAAATATATCCTTAGATGGTATTCCAATCGCTGGCATCGCTGGGGATCAACAAGCGGCACTCTTCGGTCAATTGTGTACCGAACCCGGCATGGCGAAAAACACATACGGGACAGGATGTTTCCTTATGCTCAACACAGGTGCCGAAAAAATAACAACAAAGACAGGGTTACTGACGACACTCGCTTGCAGTTTAGATGAGAATCCTGTTTACGCATTGGAGGGAAGCGTATTCGTTGCCGGTGCTGCTGTCCAGTGGCTCCGAGATGGTATCCAGATCATTGATACTGCGGGGGAAACGGAAGAAATTGCCGCCAGTACACCAGATTCAGGCGGTGTATTTGTTGTACCGGCCTTCACAGGACTTGGCGCGCCGCACTGGAACGCTGAGGCGCGCGGCGCCATTCTCGGTTTAACACGAGGAAGCACGCGTGAACAGATCGTCCGCGCCACTTTGGAGTCAATTGCGTATCAATCCGCGGATGTTGTCAGTGCTATGTTAACCGACGCAGAGATGACACTCGACAGATTACGTGTTGACGGTGGGGCAGCCGCGAACAATTTTCTCATGCAGTTCCAAGCGGACATACTGGGGATAAACGTAGAACGTCCAGCACAGATAGAATCAACAGGTCTCGGTGCTGCATACCTTGCTGGTATCACAACCGGTATGTGGAACAACGTTGAAGAATTAGAAGCGAATCGATCCGCCCAAGCAACACTTGATGGTGATCCTCTTAAAAATCATGTATTTTCACCACAAATAGACGCAAAGCAACGTAACGAAAAACTCGCGCAGTGGAAAAAGGCAGTGCAACGGGTTATGGGTTAA
- a CDS encoding ATP-binding protein: MRLQWKYSLVINLSVIAILVAFYLFDSIRVRNDMNALHALGAERGAELRKIAENAILDAVEMEIETTRVFDAQQLDQVLNKLKREHPDMQNVLNIHVSLNDTRIRSSLLAGKDTGDINLDSADFEQIETKGATIYAVEGQNATAIVIKYIAVLTGPKSIELKPIDFAYEPRLDAGTLPYEVWVRAFGELDAGTLPYEVWVRAFGEKVYVPEDPVITEEKGRRWRMTDQAKGEVYNLWKQDETLWIQKALTGYIQVLFDVPYIGRSIRYSLLMHAILIVIVGALLVILIDLTTNHLIMKPLERMTRIIQSAESGDLSPQEVYSSDEIGRATYNLARMLWQLRDSHSKRITALGQFAAGVAHEIRNPLNSIGMTAQHLKSVFSQRKVSQDDIEEAKELLEIVDQKITELKQTSEQFLTLNRPRKLNVESVNLNTLVEQVLAEFTLIAEEAKVQVIRNYDENLPDVPLDEALMRQTIFNFVQNSIQAMPKGGSIYITTLTEKIEQDTKDAVIEIRDTGIGIPEEIQEQIYDAYFTTKDATGGIGLGLAVSHQIITAHKGKIEVRSKMGMGTAFKISFPLSEDNSHKLPA; this comes from the coding sequence ATGCGACTCCAATGGAAATACTCCCTCGTTATCAACCTTTCTGTTATAGCGATCCTTGTGGCGTTTTACCTTTTTGATAGCATCCGGGTCCGAAATGATATGAATGCGCTTCACGCCTTGGGGGCAGAACGTGGTGCTGAACTGAGGAAAATCGCTGAAAACGCAATCCTTGATGCTGTTGAGATGGAGATCGAAACCACAAGAGTGTTTGATGCACAGCAACTCGATCAAGTGCTGAATAAACTGAAGCGTGAACATCCGGATATGCAAAATGTGCTGAATATCCACGTCTCCTTAAATGATACCCGTATTCGCTCCAGTCTGCTCGCCGGTAAAGATACCGGTGACATAAATCTTGATTCAGCGGACTTTGAACAAATTGAAACGAAAGGCGCGACGATATACGCCGTTGAGGGACAGAACGCAACGGCTATTGTTATTAAATATATTGCCGTTTTGACCGGACCAAAGTCAATTGAGTTGAAGCCAATCGATTTCGCTTATGAACCAAGACTCGATGCCGGGACGCTGCCGTATGAGGTCTGGGTGAGAGCCTTTGGTGAACTCGATGCCGGGACGCTACCGTATGAAGTCTGGGTGAGAGCCTTTGGCGAAAAGGTCTATGTGCCAGAGGATCCAGTGATAACCGAAGAAAAAGGTAGACGCTGGCGAATGACAGATCAAGCAAAAGGTGAGGTTTATAATTTATGGAAGCAAGATGAGACTTTGTGGATTCAAAAAGCATTAACCGGCTACATACAAGTCCTTTTCGATGTTCCTTATATCGGCAGATCAATTCGATATTCGTTGCTAATGCACGCAATATTGATCGTAATTGTTGGGGCACTGCTCGTGATTCTGATAGATTTAACCACAAATCACCTAATTATGAAGCCATTAGAGCGGATGACTCGTATTATTCAGAGCGCAGAAAGCGGAGATTTATCGCCGCAGGAGGTTTATTCATCAGATGAAATTGGGAGGGCAACTTACAATCTCGCACGGATGCTGTGGCAACTCCGGGACTCTCATTCAAAACGGATTACTGCTTTAGGGCAATTTGCCGCTGGTGTGGCACACGAAATCCGGAACCCGCTTAATTCCATCGGGATGACTGCTCAGCATCTGAAATCTGTTTTCTCACAACGAAAGGTAAGTCAAGACGACATTGAAGAAGCGAAAGAACTTTTAGAGATCGTTGACCAAAAAATAACGGAACTGAAACAGACTTCAGAGCAATTCCTTACTTTAAATCGACCGAGAAAATTAAATGTAGAATCGGTAAACCTCAATACTCTTGTAGAGCAAGTTTTAGCGGAATTCACACTCATCGCCGAAGAAGCCAAAGTTCAGGTCATCAGAAACTACGATGAAAATCTGCCGGATGTCCCATTAGATGAAGCCTTAATGCGACAGACTATATTTAACTTTGTGCAAAACAGTATCCAAGCAATGCCGAAAGGGGGTAGCATCTACATAACCACCCTGACTGAAAAGATAGAACAAGATACAAAAGACGCAGTGATCGAAATCCGAGATACTGGCATTGGTATCCCCGAAGAAATTCAGGAACAGATTTACGATGCATATTTTACAACGAAGGACGCTACCGGAGGCATAGGACTGGGACTTGCCGTTTCACACCAAATCATCACCGCTCATAAAGGTAAGATTGAAGTCCGAAGCAAAATGGGAATGGGAACCGCTTTCAAAATCAGTTTCCCGCTGAGTGAAGATAATTCCCACAAACTTCCAGCTTAA